From the genome of Gymnogyps californianus isolate 813 chromosome 4, ASM1813914v2, whole genome shotgun sequence:
TGGGAGTACTTGCGCTAGAATTAAGTGTACACAGCAGAAAGTGTCTGCAGGGTTAGCCCCAGAGCGTAGGTCTGCACTAGATCTTTACGGGGGTAAATGTCACCAGGAAATGGGAATTAATTTTATAGACCCTCAAAGAGTCGAAGCGAATGACATCGGGTAATTGTAACGATCTGCCCAGGAAGATTGCTCTGCAGAAATGAGGGCACGTCTGCTTCAGCGGCAACGTGGTCCTGGTGATTCACAAGCGGAAAGGGGCAGGTTTCACAAACGTTGGAGTCCGTAGTGATGTCGCAGGTAGCTGGGCTTTTGTGTTCCTTGCAGTCGTCACTTCTACTgtgtatttaaaacacatttgacAGTAAAGCATCAGGCACTGATCACAGGAGGAGTCTAAGAAAGACTTGCTGCTGGACCCTCCTCTGCTTTAAGCTCACTTGCTCTGAATAATGGAAATATGAACACTTTCTTTGGGTGAATATTCTGATGATGCAGTCGACGGGACTGAAAATTATTAGGCTGTGCATTGTCTTTATGTGTTTGTTGTAGCTCACTGTAGCAGCTTCTAGATGGGGTCTGCCATTCCAGGGCGCAGGTCGGTCACCAGGTGGGCAGGaatcccccttccctcctcttgcTGGAGGCCTGGGCAGGTTGCGGCTGGGATTCAGCGACGATTACCTGACCTTGGTAAGCGACGCTCACAACTTTGTCTCTATCCACTCGTGCGTTTAACTGCCTGAAGACCAGATCACAAGCCAGGGGAGGCACGGAGAGGGTTCCCCCCTGCTTTTCAAAAGGCAGGGAGGAAACGGGAGAACGTGTGGAGAAAGTGGggcaagggaagagaaggaataaaatactTCCTAACCGGTGGTgatgcctgcagagcagccggCTGATCTTGAAATGGGGCTGAATGAGCAATTAGACTATTCAGTACAATTAAGCTGAGGGCTGACCCATGTGCTTtgtgtgctttgaaaatgtctctGGCTGTAATGATAGAGGAGGCTTTTTGCAAGTCTGttctccccccccttttgtTACCCATTTTTCTGTAACACTAATACATGCCTGACCCCGAGTTGCTGCCTCGGCCCTTAACCAGACTGGAGGGGGGAatggaggagcagggggaaatCTGCATAAAGATACGGGGATGagttcagtttgttttcctctgaaagctTTGACACTTTCTTAGAGAGAGCAGATTCATTTTCAAGGCTTCCTACATTCCTGCTATTGTACAGTAAGTGTTTCAGACCGGTGTGCCTGTGTTTCCGACTCCCGTGAAGTTCCCTTTGCGGCAGGGCGTGCCTCGAACCGCTTCAAAAGAACCAActtctacaaaagaaaaaaagaaactcaagtAGGCTTGAACAtacaaagagagggagaaaggggaagagaaaagggcCGGGCAGCGTTGAATACAAAATGAGTTCAGCCAGCCCCAGGAGTTCTTCATCACTTACATTTATCTTATTCTGGGAGAGCAGAGCTAAACCCAGCGCTGACATAAACCACCCTTTGCCTTTGACTTTGACTCCGAGTGCATGTGCGTGCACAGCAGCTATGGGCATACGCAGAGCGATGGGTTTCAATGaaagagtttttttccccctctgagcggtggaggtggtggggagAACGGCTTTTTGTGCGCGCCCTCTCAAAGGCAAACTATCGAGCGAGTCTCAAATGCCTCCAGTCTCAACGCACGTGCTCACAAAACACGCGCTTGAAAAATAAGCAGCTGGTAGTGTTTCTCATCCGGGCTGACCGTCCGAGGAGCGTGCCAGGGCGTTAGGCTGATCTCCCCTGCGCTCCGTAAAATCACTGTGCTCCTGCTAAGGGCAGCCCCCCAGCACGTGCTGTGAGCCCTGGCCCTGCCGGGAGCGTGGGGCACACGGAGGCTGGTGCCCTCCTGGGCACCAGTCACCCCGCATCTGCGTGGGATGCTAATGGGATGCTGCTCCCCTCCGTGCCTGGGGTCTTGGCCAGGCAGCCTTGGGAAGCGGGTGGCTTGTTGGCTGGAGGATTGGGCCTGCTGTCAGGGAACGACAGCCCCGTGGCCCACCGGCCGGGAGTGAGGTGTTCAAGACTTCGACACCGCACCGCCATCGCTCGCCCTGTGCCTGCGAGCTTGCTGGGCTTCTGGAAACGCCTGTCAGCGGCTCCCGCTTGGCAAAGCTCCCGCTCATCTCCAGGCTTCGGCCCGCGGTCCTTGCATCGAGCAGCTCGCAGCCACGGCGCCCGGCGCTCGAAACGGGGACGCGCAGGCTTAACCCCGGGGAGGAGAGTACAGCGGGGCTCCTCGCAAAGCAAGCTTGTACCACCGGGACCCGGTGAAGGAACGCGTGGTGCCTGGGGACggaaagaaaagccagaggGCTGGGTACTTAGCTGGCAAACAGTACCGTTCAGCACGGtggagagaggattttttttaatgataaaagcATCTATGTGTGTGCGGTAATACGATCAGAGCTGATAAAAGTTGCTGCCGGATACAAATAGATGGCCTGCCAACTTCATGGGTAACATACAGAAACAAGGCAtaaacttctgctgcttttcgTCTTTCTTACCAAGTAAACGTTTTCATTTTGATGAGAAATTGACGActtgtttggggggggggggggaggaatccAGAAGCTTTGCCTTGGAAACATaattgcaagcagaaaaaaatagcgAAGGCTTGCCTCGGTTTCTTGTTAAAGCAAACCATCAGCGTCCTGTTTGCTCAAAAACATCCAGTTGTTTGCGGAAGGTGGGCCCCAGGCGCCTGCAATGCGCTAAGCACGCTCAGCCAGCCTAATAAACTAATAAGGTTGCTCATTTTATGTCACCGCCGCGTGGCTTTGAGCTGCTGtgctccctcgctccctccTTGCCTTGCGAGTTATTCACGTTTGAAAAAACGTATCTACCTCATACTGTGCCCATCACTTTGTTCTCACCACGCCGGTTCACATGAGTAAACCTCCACTTTTCCTCTGCAAGCGGGCGGCagtggcaggaggggaggctgcTCGGAAGGGAAGTTAAGATGCGTGCACGTAGTtatctccctccccaccacctttGGGGAGCTATTGTCGGCCGAACAAAAGAACTTGCTCGCGGGGGATCGGGACCCTGCCGAAAATGTGGCAGCTCCCGGTGCAATGCACATGTGCCGTCCCGGCTGCAAACGCCGCCGTTTCTCACCTACCGCGTCCCGCGCGGGCTTCCCGCGTGCCCCTGGGATTCACGTGCTAAAATCAAGGGCGTGCACTCGGCAGCTTCGCAGCTAAACCCCTGCAGAGCACCGCAGCGCTTCGTTCGCTGCCGCCGGCAGCGCCCGGGCCGCCGGGGCACCCCGCGGCAGCGCCCCGGGGCAGGCAGCGCTCCGCACCGCTAGCTCGGGCAGCGTCGCTGCGGCCGAAGCGAGTGCCGGACGGACCGACGGCTACCCCcgcccggcgcggggcggcAGGGCGCCGTGCCCGCCAAGGCGGGCATTTACCGGAGCCTCCGGGGTTTGGCCGGCGGGGGCTGGCCGGGGGCGCGGCGGGGACGGAAACGGGTGTTTCCCCTGGCGCGCGTGACGGAGCGTCCTCAGCGGTGGCAGcggcgggggtgggggtgggggggtggggcCTgtgccggcggggccgcccgctGCTGCCCGGTGCGGGGCGCCGCGCTGTCAGGGCGCTCCCcgaccccccaccccacccccccgcaCCGCCGCGCGCGGGGCGGCCGCCAAGCGCGCGCCTccccgggcggggcggggcgggaccGCGCGtgccgccggccccggctcaccaccctcccctcccccccccccccccatccccaacCTCTGTTCCCCCGCGCCGCGCGCCGGGCGCGCCGCGCCCCGCGCGCCATTGGCGCCCCGCACGCGCCGTCCCCCGCGCGCGCGCCATTGGCCGCGCCGACACGCGACCGGCGCGAGTggagggcgggcggcgggaggggtGGGGCgcgagggagggaaggggggagcgggggggggacCCCGGCGCGTGCCGCTCCTTAAAGGGGGGCGCGGCGCCCGGCCGACACCGGAGACGTCGGGCCGCCACGCGCGAGGCGGGCGGGCGCTGCCGCGagccggcccggccctgcccccATGGGCGCGCGGCGCCCGCGCTAGAGCCATGAGCCTGCCGCGGGCCGCGTGGGCCGAGGGCGCCCGGGAGCCGGGGGCGCCGGAGCCGCCGCTGGGGCCGGAGGCGGGCGGCTGCGGCTTCGCCCCGGGCTGGCTGGGCGTGTGCTGCGCCGCGCGCCTGCCCGCCGCCTCGCCCCGCTACCTGCTgcccggggaggaggaggaggcggcggcggaggggagcgcggcgcggggcggcgggagcggccccggcggggcgcggggcacggcggcgggcggcgggcggccccggggcgccggcgccggcggcgggcccggcctGCGGGCGCAGGTGAGCGGCGTGCAGAAGCAGCGGCGGCTGGCGGCCAACgcgcgggagcggcggcggaTGCACGGGCTGAACCACGCCTTCGACCAGCTGCGCAACGTCATCCCCTCCTTCAACAACGACAAGAAGCTCTCCAAGTACGAGACGCTGCAGATGGCGCAGATCTACATCAGCGCCCTGGCCgagctgctgcacagccccgccgccccctccgaCGCCCCCGGCAAGGCCGAGCACCGCGGGGCTCCCTTCGAGCCGCCCTGCGCCGCCGGAgccgggccgccgccggggccgccggcgCCGCAGCCGGGGCCGCCGAGAGCCTCGCCCCCCGGGCACGGCAGGACTCGcttccccccgccgccggccgcggggGGCTACTCGGTGCAGCTCGACCCGCTGCACTTCCCCTCCTTTGCGGAGGGCGCCCTGATGGGACAGAGAGCCCCTTCCCCCGCCCTCCTCATGCCGCAGCCCGGGCAGCCGCCGCAGGAGAGGAGCAAAACGTCGCCCCGGTCCCACAGGAGCGACGGGGAGTTCTCGCCCCGCTCCCACTACAGCGACTCCGACGAGGCCAGCTAGGGCGGGGGCGCCGTCCCCAGCACCTCCCCGGGCCGAcccggggctgcggccgccccTCGGAGCACGGACTCCGCCGTGGGGTGAGCAGCCGGCCGCGGTGCCGTCTCGGATGGCATCGGCTGCCCTCGGCCGCTTTGAAATCCgccccctctcctcccacccctggCAGCTCCTGGATTTGTGCAGGGGAATGGCTGTTAGCGAGTGACTGTACCCGCCCTATCTGTCAGGGTTGgttggggggttttggtttttttttttttcatttttagctaccacttttaaagtttcttttgcCTAGAAGTCGTTGCCGTTCCCGCCTGCCAACACGCCACCTTGCAGCGCGGAGCCTGGCTTGCGCCGCCGGCGAGCAGGCGATGCACAAGGAGAAAGTCTGgtcccgctgctgctgctgctgctgcccggcGGGCAGGGGTGCCCCCGGCGCCCTCCCCACCCGGGCGTGCAGCCGTGCTGACAGCCGCGTCTTCCAGGACACTGATCCTGCCCTGAGTCGTAttgctgtgcaaacacacacgcgcgcgcacACAAGTAAATAGCGCACCGTCTTGTCCTGTAAATAGCGGAGAAAAGGTGGATTTTCCTTAGCGCACCATGTCGGCGTCTTTTGGGGGGAAACTTGGCGCAAGCACTTTATCAGCGGCTGGAGATGCGGTTTCAAGAGGAAAGCTACTAACTAACTGCCAATTGGAGACCAATATTTAATTAAGCCACTTAATCCTAACGCTCTTTTCAAAACGAAAACACTTTTGTCGTGTCAAACTTTTATGTCcgttttattttgcttttgtgataATAGGAAAAGTATTTATTATGGAGTGTGTGCTActatttctgcttctcttttttaaaaaaaaaacaacttttctaCGACGAGAATCGTTTATTATAATTTTAGAAAAGCCAGCTGCcattgttttatgtattttaattttaaaattttttttgagatcaAATAaacgtggggaaaaaaaaccaaaaaccagccTGCAAGCGCGGTCGGGTGTAGCTTCTCTCCTCGCACGCCCCGAGTCGGGGCGGTGTCAAAACCCGGCGGCGGAGGGCgagcggggcagccccggggaggcgaTGCCCCTGGGAGCCGGCAGACCGCGCCGGGCAGGCGGGACGCCCCGGCTCCCTGCAGAGGGACCGCGCGGACCCCGGGaccgggggcggcgggggggggtcTGTGCCCGGCgtggggctgggctgccccGCCGCCTGCACCGCCGGGATCGGGCCCCATCTCCGCCCCGCCGTTCCCAGCTGAGCCGGGGTAATTGCAACAAGCGCAGGGCGAGGGGCTTGGCGCTGCTCGGTAGCCGCCTGTCCCCGCACCGCCGCTCGACTCTCATCGTTCCCTTCTCTCCCGCTCCCCCGGTCGGGAACACGAGCGGGTCCCCCCACGGAGCCTCGCGGGGGAGGTGTAAGCCACGAGGAAAGGGCTGGGAGCGGGTGGGCAAAGCCGGCGGGGTTCTGGGGACACGCGAGCCGCGCAGCGGGTCGCCGGGGGAGCAGGGTGTGGCCCCTGGGCTCGGGCAAAAACCCCGCGGAGGGGCTGATGCTTTGCCCAGCCTGCCCGTGACACCAGACCCGGGGCTAAACCGGTGCCGTACCGGTGCCGGGGTCCCGTTGGGTTCAGCAGGTGAcaccttggggggggggggggctagGGGGCCATCAGTTAATGAGGCGCGGCCGGGAGCGAGCAGCACCCGCGGGAGCGGAGCCCGTGAGAGTGTCGCTTTCCCCTGCAGAAACAGGGCACCTGCCCCCCCGGTAACCCCGGGCtgccgccctgccctgcccgccgcaAACAcccgcggccgccgctgccgccgccccgtACCTGCCGAGGCGGGGTACGGTCCCGCAGGGTGAAAAGTTCATCGGTAGGGTCATTTCCCGTCCTAAAAAACGCCACCTTGTCACCTTTGGTTTACCGCATTTTTTCTGGGCTGTGGGAGCTGGTCTCGCTTCTCAGGGAGCACGCGTGGGCTCCCAGCACGGGAGTCATGCGGCGGGGCAAAACATCACCaattttggggggggttgggagggttgttttggatttttttgttttgttttgggtgtGTGCCCAGCGCGGGTGAAGCGGCCGCCGCCGTGACTCGGGGCAGCACCCCGCGGAGAGGGTTCCGGGGttgccggcggggcggccgtGGGTTGAAGGGGTGCGCGCCCCCTCCCTCGGCCCCGCCGTCCCGGGCGCTGCCTCCGCGGCTGCGGACACGCGGAGGGGTTGAAAAGCGCAGATGAAAATCCTCCCCGCTCCCTCGGAGGGGGTCCCTTCCCCCGACAGATGAGCGCACCGCATGGCGCAGTTGGTGCTCGCAGCTACAGCGCGGCACTTGCTGTCTGAgggtctttttcttcttcttcttctttttttttttttttacacacttCTTTGAAAGAGATACCCAGCCGCATTTCCATTTTAAGGTTCAGCTATAGAGTTTGCATAACAACCGCTTGGCAGCCCCCCTCTCTTACACTCCGTTAACAAGCTGTAACGTATAGCTGCAGGTTGCTATAATCTCATTAATATTTTGGAAACTTGAATATTGAGTATTTCAGACGGCTCATTCCCCATATGCCAGGCCACTCCCGCTATGCTGGCTGGTTCCTTTCTCTCCATTATTAGCAATTAGCTCCTACCTTCCAAAGTCAGATCCAAGTATCCAAGATACTAGCAAAGGAATCAACTATGTGTTGCAAGCTAAGCATGCTTAATATctcccaaacaaacaaagagaCAACATTTCTTTAAGTAATGAAGATGGATAAATCGCTTTATTGAGCTTGCGacagtgtttgttttgtatAGACTAGCGCAAAGTTTTTTAACAAGAGCAGGGACGCGCACCAGCCCCTGGAAGCAGTTTCGCCCGGTTTGCTTCGTGGGGTTTTTATCATCTTAAACGggcttttatttgaaaagggCGAGTCAGAAGCGCACTATCCGAGCGTTAAATTTTGGCTGAACGCTAAATATCCTCCGGGGTGTGCAAAACGACcgcgggggggggtggtggcTGGGGTTGGTGGTCGCCTTTGTGCGAGGCGCACGGCGGCTCCGTTGCCTTTTGAGCCCGGGTCGCCGGATAAACCGCAGGCGCGGGCTCCGGTGCGGGGCTCTGCCCCCCGTTTCGGCGGCGGGGTTTAGCGCGGGGATTtcggggggctggaggggggcgAGGCGCGGCGAtagcgggggtgggggggcgaGTTTGCAGCGCGGCGGCCGGAGGGCATCGCCGCCTTGCAGCTCTCCGGCTGCTGTTTGCTCAACCTCTGGCCtcggggagagaggagggagggaagggggagaaagggTTAAACCCGGCGAGGGGAGACCAGAAAAGCGCTGAGACCAcgggagggtgggggggagctggccgtGGGGCCAGTGTTTCTTAATTAGAGCGGGGCGGACAATGCAATGGGGCGGACAATGGGGGGACAggggggctggggagcgggggggggggggggtctggcCTCGCTCCCGGCCGCGGTGCGCCGTGTCTGGAGCGGAGCACGCGTTGTCAGCTGGTGAGCGCAGCGGCCTTTCAGGCggctccccagggagctgcgCGCCCGCGGTGAGCTCCATCGTcaccccctcccctccatcatcatcatcatcggcctcctcctcctcctcggcggCCCCCCACCCCGGCCGAGCACAACAGCCAGCATTCaagcccccttccctccctcccctcgcACAACAGCAGCGCAGTGGCAGCCACGCCACCTCCCAGCAACCAGCAGCACGCGAGGGCACCGCCGGGGCACCTGAAAGAGTCAAAGCCAAAGAAAGGGAgacaaaggaggagaaaaggataCGCAGGAACGGCCCAGCGTGTCTGCTCCGACAGCGCGGAGAGGCAGGCGCCCACAGAGGGACGGGCGAGCCCACGCGGAGGCCGGCACGCACGGGCGCGCACACGCTCACGGGGGTCCCAGCcgctgcagcagggatggagacAGGCAGTCACTCCCCGCTTCCCACCGtgcaggagcaggggcaagCGCCCCGGCTCCTCTCCACCCCACAGCCCCGTCCCTGCGCGGGGCACCTCCCGGCTTGGGCTCCGCTGTGCACCCCCGACACGGGTGGCCCCACCTCTGGCGCTGCCACCCACGGGCACCGACCCCGGCACCCGGCAGGAGCCGTCCTTGGGTCCGGCCACCCGCCCTTGCATCTGCCCGGGACTTGCCTGCCCGGGAGAGCGGGGAGAGAAAAATGCGGGGAAAGGGGCGAGGGGGCGGCTTGTGCGTGGGTGAGGCGGGAACCCTGCCAGCCCGGCGTGGGGACCATCCGCTCCGCgggcagcccagccccgcagcgCCCAGGCTGGGGCGAGGAGCCGCCGGTGCAACCCGGGGACAAGGGGGGCAAGTTGTCCGGCCCTGGCCGAGTCCTTGCAACGCTGCGAGGGGCT
Proteins encoded in this window:
- the ATOH1 gene encoding transcription factor ATOH1, which translates into the protein MSLPRAAWAEGAREPGAPEPPLGPEAGGCGFAPGWLGVCCAARLPAASPRYLLPGEEEEAAAEGSAARGGGSGPGGARGTAAGGGRPRGAGAGGGPGLRAQVSGVQKQRRLAANARERRRMHGLNHAFDQLRNVIPSFNNDKKLSKYETLQMAQIYISALAELLHSPAAPSDAPGKAEHRGAPFEPPCAAGAGPPPGPPAPQPGPPRASPPGHGRTRFPPPPAAGGYSVQLDPLHFPSFAEGALMGQRAPSPALLMPQPGQPPQERSKTSPRSHRSDGEFSPRSHYSDSDEAS